The Solanum pennellii chromosome 4, SPENNV200 genomic interval CACAAAAGAGAATCTTTGAGCAGCAGCCTTTGTTTTCAATCGCTGAACTTATCTCTTTAATTTCCGCAGGGATCAATGCTAGTTCTGCTGAAATGCTTACAACTGCTTCCCATGTTGATATCAGTTGACATTAGTTTGTCTTATTGTCTCAGGATCCCTTCGGTTTACTTTTATTCCAAATTGTTATAGATGTACCATAATCAGTTGTATCACCAGTGATGTATTTACAATCTGATGACAGTATAAGGgaaaatgatattgaaatagAGACACGAATGAATACAGTTTGAagatagattttttaaatactgGATTTTGAAGGTTCTCCTTTTTGTTCTAGAAAAATTGAAAGCCAAAACCTAGTCGCTTGTGCGAATTGTACAGACTCGTACAGTTCGTATCACCGCGAGACTGTACAATTGTATATAAGACTAGTTCCATTTTGCAGATTGCTTTTACCTCCTTGGTTTATCCATCATTAGTTCTTGCATATATGGGGCAAGCTGCTTATCTGTCACGGCATCATGTTATGGAGAATGACTATCAGATAGACTTCTATGTTTCTGTACCTGGTATGTGTTTTAGTCGTTACTTTTACTAGGACAGGAGAATATAGGCAATTCTTGATTGacattttcttctattgtttCAGGCAAACTAAGATGGCCTGTTCTAGTGATTGCTGTACTGGCTGCAGTAGTGGCGAGCCAAGCCGCTATCACTGGAACCTTCTCAATTATTAAACAATGCTGCGCCCTGGGATGCTTCCCAAGAGTCAATATAGTTCATACGTCATCAAAAATACATGGCCAGGTTTACATCCCTGAGATTAACTGGACCTTAATGATACTATGCTTGGCTGTTACTATTGGTTTCAGAGACACAAAAAGGCTGGGCAATGCTGCAGGTATGGATTCAATCTTACACAAAATACAAGAATAATTTACTCATACTCAAAAAGCAAAGGAAGAATTTATCTAGTGCCGATCACTTTATCTTTGTAGAATTTAGTGGCAGTTTTAATATGCCACTTCAGTGAATTGGATTATGTCAGGACTAGATCAACTTTATTAAATTAGGGTCTTTCTGTCCAGTTGCAGGTAGTCTGCATCTTCACAGACATGTCTATTTCACCGAGCCTCTCTTTCCCACCCTGGTTATGACTTTTCTGTACTAGTTACCATCCTATAACGTACTTCAACCTCCCCCCTCCTTCCCTGGTGCATGGACCCAAGTTCTCATGTTTCATTTTGCTgtattttctcaatttcttaTGCTTAAATActtgtcttttctttttgatattcaTTTTGTCCTTGTTTACGCAATGGACAAATGATATTAGCGAAAACGCATCACTTAACATGCCCATGATGAATGAACTTCTTTACTGATTTTCAtccctaattatttatttttttgcatcAGGTTTGGCAGTAATAACTGTAATGCTGGTAACCACTTGCTTGATGTCATTGGTTATTGTTTTGTGTTGGCAGCAAAATGTCCTCCTTGCAGTTTGCTTTGTTATCTTCTTTGGGACAATTGAGGCTTTATATTTCTCTGCTtctttaattaagttttttgaAGGAGCATGGGTGCCTGTTGCCATTTCTTTAGTTTTCATGATAGTGATGTGCATTTGGCACTATGGCTCACTGAAAAAGTACGAGTTTGATGTTCAAAATAAGGTGTCTATTGACTGGCTACTCAGTGTAGGTCCCAGCCTAGGTATCGTAAGGGTCCGTGGCATTGGCCTCATATACACTGAGCTGGTATCCGGTATCCCAGCTATCTTCCCTCACTTTGTTACAAATTTTCCAGCTTTTCACCAGATCCTGGTATTCATTTGTGTCAAATCTGTCCCAATTCCTCATGTTACACATGAGGAACGGTTCCTTGTCGGACACATTGGCCCAAGAGAGAACCTCCTTTATAGATGCATTGTTAGATATGGTTATCGTGATGCTCGTAAGGATGATCTCCAGTTTGAGAACGATCTTGTATGTAGCATAGCTGAGTTTATAAGGACAGGAAAGAGAGGGTTGAATGGTAACATTGATGAAGATCTATCAAAGGATTTGGAGGACATGACAGTTCTTGGAACCCCTAATACTCATATATCTGGAGTTCAGCTTTATGAGGACAATGAACTGAACTCTGAATCAGTTGGAACATCGAAGCACACTACACATAAAACCAAGCCTAAGAAAAGAGTGAGGTTTTTCATCCCAGAATCTCCAAAAATTGAGAGAAATGCAAGAGAGGAGTTGCGCGAACTGATGGAAGCTAGTGAAGCTGGCATAGCTTACATATTGGGGCATTCTTACGTCCGCGCCAAGCAAGGATCTAGCTTCTTAAAGAGAATAGTCATAAATTTTGGATATGACTTCTTGACAAGGAGTAGTAGACCCCCATGCTATGCATTAACTGTACCTCATGCTTCTACCATAGAGGTAGGAATGGTGTATCATGTGTAGATTTTGTGTATACAAAGAGAAACAAAGAACAATAATCGCACATGTGTTTGTACTTTCTTCTGTAAGAACACAAGACAAGTGCTAACAGTTAGCTTGAGTGAGATTTGAAAATGAGAAATATCTTCATAAAAGCTCTCTAGTCCTGATACCTTATGACTACTTTCATTTCTTACTGCTTAACCTATAACTCTGGACCCGTTTGGTCGGCGGTATTAATTAGACTAGTTTATAGATTAAAATTTAGTgtattaaattcattgtttggttattttatttaacttaatccatgaatttttattttattcctaGAAAAGGAGGGACAACTAATCCGAGGTCAAATACTATACAAATATTCTTTTTGTAGAGGTTTGGATCGGTCGACTAATTTAAAGTTGATTGAGCTATACGATATTGTTACTTGTTGGGTTGTTGTATTTCGGAGGAGATAAGTCACGAATAATACTGTTGAATTATGCCATCGTAGGTTTGAATCTTCTTAAAGAGCGCGAAATATCCACCCTcatgaatatgtttttatgttcatttttattttcaacacTAACTAATTGTAATAATGATATATACGCCAAAGACACGATGCCCATTTAGCCACCGTATTCCATGGCATTTGGCCCAAATGACCCACAATTTACCTTTTGTCAtatgggaaaagggtcaaatatgcccctaaacttttcgaaaaggtttaaatatacccccgtttaaagtttggtccaTTTATACCCTCGCCGTTCAATTATTGGTACAAATATAcccttatgggcgttagttggCCACCTCAAAATATCCAGCgcattttacttttctttaattgCCCAAATGAATTTTCCACGTCATTTTAATATTACATCGTGGCATTTATATTACAAAAGagaaagggtcaaatatgcccctaaaaaTCCGACCCATTAAACCCTTTGATTACCCATATTTTATGGTTCAATTATACCCCTCTTTTAAATAACTTATCCTACCCATATCCGAC includes:
- the LOC107016008 gene encoding potassium transporter 6-like gives rise to the protein MDLETGFYQNRLKKESWRTVLTLAYQSLGVVYGDLSTSPLYVYTSTFAEDIKHSETNEEVYGVLSFIFWTLTLIPLLKYVFIVLKADDNGEGGTFALYSLLCRHAKVNSLPNSQLADEELSTYKKNDINIPAQTTFGAKIKSMLERHRVLQRLLLVLSLGGASMVIGDGVLTPAISVFSAISGAELSLGKTHHLYIEVPVACVVLIALFALQQYGTHRVGFLFAPIVVTWLLCISGIGLYNIIHWNPTVYRALSPYYVYKFLKKTQKGGWMSLGGILLCITGSEAMFADLGHFSQLSIKIAFTSLVYPSLVLAYMGQAAYLSRHHVMENDYQIDFYVSVPGKLRWPVLVIAVLAAVVASQAAITGTFSIIKQCCALGCFPRVNIVHTSSKIHGQVYIPEINWTLMILCLAVTIGFRDTKRLGNAAGLAVITVMLVTTCLMSLVIVLCWQQNVLLAVCFVIFFGTIEALYFSASLIKFFEGAWVPVAISLVFMIVMCIWHYGSLKKYEFDVQNKVSIDWLLSVGPSLGIVRVRGIGLIYTELVSGIPAIFPHFVTNFPAFHQILVFICVKSVPIPHVTHEERFLVGHIGPRENLLYRCIVRYGYRDARKDDLQFENDLVCSIAEFIRTGKRGLNGNIDEDLSKDLEDMTVLGTPNTHISGVQLYEDNELNSESVGTSKHTTHKTKPKKRVRFFIPESPKIERNAREELRELMEASEAGIAYILGHSYVRAKQGSSFLKRIVINFGYDFLTRSSRPPCYALTVPHASTIEVGMVYHV